One window from the genome of Rhodococcus sp. ABRD24 encodes:
- a CDS encoding pyrimidine reductase family protein, translated as MHRLDIATYFTQNADGERSPSELTDDDLRSLYGYPSSLDSPWVRVNFVSSIDGAVTADGASAGLGTPADKRLFAVLRELADVIVVGAGTVRAENYGGARTDGVMAARRTRAGLSAIPPIAVVTASAALDPESRLFTDTEVPPLVLTSAAADRDRLARLREAGADIDIVAEHTVTGPAILAALAVRGLRRILCEGGPGLFGTLLRDGTVDELCLTTSPQLLAGGAGRIAVSPTANPTPMSRAHILGDADGTLLTRWVRAPRD; from the coding sequence GTGCACCGTCTGGATATTGCGACCTACTTCACACAGAACGCCGACGGCGAGCGTTCACCGTCAGAGCTGACCGACGACGACCTGCGTTCACTCTACGGCTACCCGAGTTCACTCGACAGCCCATGGGTGCGCGTCAATTTCGTCTCCAGCATCGACGGAGCCGTGACCGCCGACGGCGCCAGCGCGGGGCTCGGCACCCCCGCCGACAAGCGGCTGTTCGCGGTGCTGCGCGAACTGGCCGACGTCATCGTGGTCGGGGCTGGGACCGTGCGCGCAGAGAACTACGGCGGTGCCCGCACCGACGGCGTCATGGCCGCGCGCCGAACCCGTGCGGGGCTGTCGGCAATCCCGCCGATCGCGGTCGTGACCGCGAGCGCGGCACTCGATCCCGAGTCACGACTGTTCACCGACACCGAGGTGCCCCCACTCGTCCTGACGTCGGCTGCAGCCGACCGGGACCGGCTGGCCCGGCTCCGCGAAGCCGGTGCCGACATCGACATCGTCGCAGAGCACACCGTGACGGGCCCCGCCATTCTCGCCGCGCTCGCAGTGCGTGGGCTCCGCCGCATCCTCTGCGAGGGCGGACCCGGCTTGTTCGGCACCCTCCTGCGCGACGGCACGGTCGACGAACTGTGCCTGACGACGTCGCCACAGCTCCTGGCTGGCGGGGCGGGCCGCATCGCGGTCTCCCCCACCGCGAACCCCACCCCGATGAGCCGCGCGCACATCCTCGGCGATGCCGACGGCACGCTACTCACCCGATGGGTACGCGCACCCAGGGACTGA
- a CDS encoding SIMPL domain-containing protein (The SIMPL domain is named for its presence in mouse protein SIMPL (signalling molecule that associates with mouse pelle-like kinase). Bacterial member BP26, from Brucella, was shown to assemble into a channel-like structure, while YggE from E. coli has been associated with resistance to oxidative stress.), which produces MHLPRTNRLLGAIGASTLCVLTLVGCSSSDAPASTTDSTGITTRGVGKVTGTPDTLTVVLGVETRGPEANGTLAANAEKASALIETLKGRGVAPEDIQTSGLSVQPTYESGSGRINGYQVTNQVTATLHDLGGAGSLIDAAASAAGDAVRVQQTTFSIDDDSDLRAQARAAAVQQAQAQAKQIADAGGVKLGSIRSITEVPPNQIQPDPFMRTPSPNMAFDMATPVAAGSQELSVNVAVVYDID; this is translated from the coding sequence ATGCACCTACCACGAACGAACCGACTGCTCGGCGCGATCGGCGCCTCCACTCTTTGCGTACTCACACTCGTGGGCTGCTCGTCATCGGACGCCCCGGCCAGCACCACAGACAGCACCGGCATCACCACTCGCGGCGTCGGCAAGGTGACCGGAACGCCCGACACCCTCACCGTCGTCCTCGGAGTCGAGACTCGGGGGCCGGAGGCGAACGGCACACTGGCGGCGAATGCCGAGAAGGCCAGCGCTCTGATCGAGACCCTGAAGGGACGCGGTGTCGCGCCAGAGGATATCCAGACGAGCGGACTGTCGGTCCAGCCGACGTATGAGTCCGGGTCCGGCCGAATCAACGGTTACCAGGTGACCAACCAGGTCACCGCAACGCTCCACGACCTCGGTGGGGCCGGCAGCCTCATCGATGCGGCGGCATCCGCGGCCGGCGACGCCGTACGGGTACAGCAGACGACCTTCTCGATCGACGACGACAGCGATCTGCGCGCGCAGGCCCGGGCCGCCGCGGTGCAGCAGGCCCAGGCTCAGGCAAAGCAGATCGCGGACGCGGGCGGGGTGAAGCTGGGCAGCATCCGGTCGATCACCGAAGTGCCGCCGAACCAGATCCAGCCCGACCCCTTCATGCGGACACCGTCGCCCAACATGGCGTTCGACATGGCCACGCCGGTGGCGGCGGGCAGCCAGGAGCTGTCGGTGAACGTCGCGGTCGTCTACGACATCGACTGA
- a CDS encoding GH1 family beta-glucosidase produces MAAYRTVPEFPDDFAFGVAAAAYQIEGAVAEGGRGRSIWDEFCAVPGAIARGETGEIAVDHYHRYRDDVRLMRDLGIDSYRLSVSWSRIQPDGSGAVNAAGLDFYDRLVDELCSAGISPAVTLFHWDLPQALQDGGGWLNRETSFRLAEYTAIVGERLGDRVGMWMPLNEPVVHTLYGHALGVHAPGLSLGFGALQAAHHQLLGHGLSVQALRAVGCGNIGIASNHAPVHPASDAEADSLAADIYDHIVNWTFADPILLGKYPAAELSALLTGPIDDDLAVIAQPLDWFGINYYEPTRISAPQAGEGTAGVLEVDLPPGMPFAPVPFEGVETTDFGWPIVPDGLREILTIFRDRFGSALPPIYITESGCSFHDPDPDSGGRVRDERRIAYHADHLVAVREAMDAGVDVRGYFVWSILDNFEWAAGYRERFGLVHVDYRTLKRTPKDSYHWLRNVLAARRETQVR; encoded by the coding sequence ATGGCTGCATATCGAACAGTTCCCGAGTTTCCCGATGACTTCGCCTTCGGCGTCGCGGCAGCGGCGTACCAGATCGAGGGCGCCGTGGCCGAGGGCGGCCGAGGCCGATCGATCTGGGACGAGTTCTGCGCCGTCCCGGGTGCGATCGCGCGCGGCGAGACCGGCGAGATTGCCGTCGATCACTATCACCGCTACCGCGACGACGTGCGGCTGATGCGGGATCTCGGCATCGACTCCTACCGGCTGTCGGTGTCCTGGAGTCGGATTCAGCCGGACGGGAGCGGCGCGGTCAACGCAGCGGGTCTGGATTTCTACGACCGACTTGTCGACGAACTGTGCTCCGCGGGGATCTCGCCGGCCGTCACGTTGTTCCATTGGGATCTGCCGCAGGCGCTACAGGATGGGGGAGGATGGCTCAACCGGGAGACTTCGTTTCGCTTGGCCGAGTACACGGCAATCGTGGGGGAGCGGCTCGGCGACCGTGTCGGCATGTGGATGCCGCTGAACGAGCCTGTCGTGCACACGCTCTACGGGCATGCGCTCGGGGTGCACGCGCCCGGGCTGTCACTCGGTTTCGGGGCGCTGCAGGCGGCCCATCACCAGCTTCTCGGCCACGGTTTGTCGGTGCAGGCGTTGCGTGCGGTGGGGTGCGGCAACATCGGTATCGCGTCCAACCATGCTCCGGTGCACCCGGCGAGCGACGCCGAGGCGGATTCCTTGGCGGCCGACATCTACGACCACATCGTCAACTGGACGTTCGCCGATCCGATCTTGCTGGGCAAGTACCCCGCAGCTGAACTTTCAGCCCTGCTGACCGGTCCGATCGACGATGACCTTGCGGTGATTGCGCAACCGCTGGACTGGTTCGGGATCAACTACTACGAGCCGACGAGGATCTCTGCACCCCAGGCTGGCGAGGGTACGGCGGGGGTTCTCGAGGTGGACCTTCCGCCAGGGATGCCGTTTGCCCCGGTGCCGTTCGAGGGGGTCGAGACCACCGACTTCGGCTGGCCGATCGTTCCGGACGGTCTTCGTGAGATTCTGACGATCTTCCGGGACCGATTCGGCTCAGCGTTGCCACCGATCTACATCACGGAGAGCGGGTGTTCGTTCCACGATCCCGATCCGGATTCCGGTGGCCGCGTCCGGGACGAGCGCCGCATCGCCTATCACGCCGATCACCTGGTGGCGGTGCGGGAGGCGATGGATGCCGGGGTCGACGTGCGGGGCTACTTCGTGTGGTCGATCCTCGACAACTTCGAGTGGGCGGCCGGCTACCGGGAGCGTTTCGGCCTGGTCCACGTCGACTATCGGACTCTGAAGCGCACCCCGAAGGACTCGTATCACTGGCTGCGCAACGTACTTGCGGCGCGGCGGGAAACGCAGGTGCGCTGA
- a CDS encoding MFS transporter, with translation MNRNTKTLSTARLSAAVAFGLQGFMLAVLLTQLPQFKENLGFSDSLVATTVVGVSVVAGVGSVIAEQLAKATSSRTTLRIGLLVIAIGAASIALTTSTPAFLAAFALYGIGLGIVDASANMQAVSIQHAFGRVILSSFHAAWSIGAIAGAGFVAVFSALELSVMTSVLIAAALVAAICAWIGPRLLRTGHERSALTTPVPLAVPLRPFLALGIAMMLFYAIDFGVGTYSPLYLKEVLLSDAGTAALAMGAYQVTALISRLTGDYWVRRFGEIAVVRVGAAISVIGLLVAVLAQAPAVAIAGFFIVGLGAPVIAPLSFSAAGRLAPPEQTDAVIARINLFNYAGTVIAGGVIGGIAALSDLRIGFVVPLLFAVVLFLLAPAFSPRKVASDAPTESASTGA, from the coding sequence GTGAATCGAAACACGAAAACCCTCAGCACTGCCCGACTCTCGGCCGCGGTCGCATTCGGGCTCCAGGGTTTCATGCTGGCGGTGCTGCTCACCCAGCTTCCTCAGTTCAAGGAGAACCTCGGGTTCAGTGACAGCTTGGTGGCCACGACAGTTGTCGGCGTATCCGTCGTCGCGGGCGTCGGGAGCGTCATCGCCGAACAACTTGCCAAGGCAACGTCGAGCCGGACGACGCTGCGCATTGGCCTGTTGGTCATCGCGATCGGCGCCGCGAGCATCGCCCTCACGACTTCTACTCCCGCCTTCCTGGCGGCGTTTGCGCTCTACGGGATCGGGCTCGGTATCGTCGATGCCTCGGCCAACATGCAGGCCGTGTCCATCCAGCACGCGTTCGGTCGTGTCATCCTGTCGTCGTTCCATGCGGCGTGGAGCATCGGCGCAATTGCCGGCGCCGGATTCGTCGCGGTCTTCTCGGCACTGGAACTGTCCGTGATGACATCCGTCCTCATCGCGGCCGCGCTGGTGGCAGCGATCTGCGCATGGATCGGGCCGCGACTACTGCGTACCGGTCACGAACGCTCGGCACTCACCACACCCGTCCCGCTCGCGGTGCCGCTGCGGCCGTTCCTGGCGCTCGGAATCGCGATGATGCTGTTCTATGCGATCGATTTCGGGGTGGGCACCTACTCCCCGCTGTATCTCAAAGAGGTACTGCTGTCCGACGCCGGGACCGCGGCCCTCGCGATGGGCGCATACCAAGTGACGGCGCTGATCTCGCGCCTGACCGGCGACTACTGGGTGCGCCGGTTCGGCGAGATCGCGGTCGTCCGAGTGGGCGCTGCGATCAGTGTGATCGGCCTTCTGGTGGCTGTCCTCGCGCAGGCCCCGGCGGTCGCGATCGCCGGGTTCTTCATCGTCGGCCTCGGCGCCCCAGTCATCGCACCGCTGTCCTTCAGCGCGGCTGGACGGCTGGCGCCGCCGGAACAGACCGATGCGGTGATCGCCCGAATCAACTTGTTCAACTATGCCGGCACGGTGATCGCGGGCGGAGTGATCGGCGGCATCGCAGCACTGTCCGACCTGCGTATCGGATTTGTGGTCCCACTCCTGTTCGCAGTCGTATTGTTCCTGCTGGCGCCCGCTTTTTCGCCGCGGAAGGTCGCGAGCGATGCGCCGACGGAATCCGCCTCCACCGGTGCGTAG
- a CDS encoding TIGR02611 family protein, with product MEALEEAENRWRRRRARIAANPSLNLAYRIGVGAVGALVLAAGIVTIPYPGPGWLIVFAGLGILASEFGWAHRLLHRVRARYDSFMVWFSRQSAAVKSIGVVFTAIVVIATLWFLGTFGLIGTWVGLEQPWLESPL from the coding sequence ATCGAGGCGCTCGAGGAAGCTGAGAACCGGTGGCGTCGCAGGCGGGCCCGCATCGCGGCGAATCCGTCTCTGAACCTCGCGTATCGCATCGGGGTCGGGGCCGTCGGAGCGCTCGTCCTTGCGGCGGGGATCGTCACGATTCCGTATCCCGGCCCGGGATGGCTGATCGTGTTTGCCGGTCTGGGGATCCTCGCGTCGGAGTTCGGGTGGGCACACCGACTGTTGCATCGCGTCCGTGCGAGGTATGACAGTTTCATGGTGTGGTTCTCGCGGCAGTCCGCGGCTGTGAAGTCCATCGGAGTGGTGTTCACGGCGATCGTGGTGATTGCCACTCTGTGGTTTCTCGGCACCTTCGGTCTGATCGGGACGTGGGTGGGCCTCGAGCAGCCCTGGCTGGAGAGCCCGCTGTAG
- the zapE gene encoding cell division protein ZapE, with amino-acid sequence MHARLVDRNPVVPADQLVAQMVPPAMFDEVSFASYIPDPKEPSQAAAVHKAEEFSGKVAKIRGGGRRGLFGKKAPATGAGLYLDGGFGVGKTHLLASIFHSSPSPKAFGTFVELTHVVGALGFNKAVEELSSHSVLCIDEFELDDPGDTMLVSRLLTELSARGVSIVATSNTLPGQLGEGRFAAQDFLREIKKLGSIFETIRVDGPDYRHRDLPPAPEPTDDADLVERADAVDGATLDDFDALCAHLSTLHPSRYGKLIEGIPAVFIKGVHPAADQSVALRLVVLADRLYDASIPVTVSGAKLDEIFTPEMLAGGYRKKYLRATSRLLALSRFEVAA; translated from the coding sequence ATGCATGCACGTCTTGTCGATCGCAATCCGGTGGTGCCGGCCGATCAATTGGTTGCTCAGATGGTGCCCCCGGCAATGTTCGACGAGGTCAGCTTCGCGTCCTACATTCCCGATCCGAAGGAGCCGAGCCAGGCCGCGGCAGTGCACAAGGCCGAGGAGTTCTCGGGCAAGGTCGCCAAGATCCGCGGCGGCGGACGCCGGGGCCTGTTCGGGAAGAAGGCGCCTGCCACCGGCGCCGGGCTGTATCTCGACGGCGGATTCGGTGTCGGCAAGACCCACCTGCTCGCCTCGATCTTCCACAGCTCGCCGTCGCCCAAGGCATTCGGCACATTCGTCGAGCTCACCCACGTCGTCGGCGCCCTCGGCTTCAACAAGGCTGTCGAGGAGCTGTCGTCGCACAGCGTTCTGTGCATCGACGAGTTCGAACTCGACGATCCGGGCGACACCATGCTCGTCTCCCGCTTGCTGACGGAGCTTTCGGCTCGTGGTGTCTCCATTGTGGCCACCTCGAACACCCTGCCCGGCCAGCTCGGTGAGGGCCGCTTCGCGGCGCAGGACTTCCTGCGTGAGATCAAGAAGCTGGGGTCGATCTTCGAGACCATCCGTGTCGACGGTCCCGACTACCGCCACCGTGACCTGCCGCCGGCCCCGGAGCCCACCGACGACGCCGACCTGGTCGAGCGCGCCGACGCGGTCGACGGCGCGACGCTGGACGACTTCGACGCATTGTGCGCTCATCTGAGCACCCTGCACCCGTCCCGGTACGGCAAGCTCATCGAGGGCATCCCGGCCGTGTTCATCAAGGGTGTGCATCCGGCCGCCGACCAGTCGGTTGCGTTGCGCCTGGTGGTTCTCGCCGACCGGTTGTACGACGCCAGCATCCCGGTCACCGTGTCCGGCGCGAAGCTCGACGAGATCTTCACCCCCGAGATGCTCGCCGGTGGCTACCGGAAGAAGTACCTGCGCGCGACGTCGCGCCTGCTCGCGCTGTCGCGCTTCGAGGTTGCAGCCTGA
- the msrB gene encoding peptide-methionine (R)-S-oxide reductase MsrB, which produces MSSAQDSGLPAPKFERSDAEWRAHLTPAEYQVLREAGTERPHVGEYTDTKTEGVYSCRACGAELFRSTEKFDSHCGWPSFFDPADSDAVILREDSSLGMRRVEVLCSSCHSHLGHVFEGEGYPTPTDKRYCINSISLTLRPTDGNA; this is translated from the coding sequence ATGAGTTCCGCACAGGATTCCGGTCTACCCGCTCCCAAGTTCGAGCGCAGTGACGCCGAATGGCGCGCGCATCTGACTCCGGCCGAGTACCAGGTGCTGCGCGAGGCGGGCACCGAGCGCCCGCATGTCGGCGAGTACACCGACACCAAGACCGAGGGCGTGTACTCGTGCCGTGCATGCGGCGCGGAATTGTTTCGCAGCACCGAGAAGTTCGACTCCCACTGCGGGTGGCCGTCATTCTTCGATCCTGCAGATTCGGATGCCGTCATCCTGCGCGAGGACAGCTCGCTGGGCATGCGCCGCGTCGAGGTGCTGTGCAGCAGCTGCCACAGCCATCTCGGACACGTCTTCGAGGGCGAGGGCTACCCGACGCCCACCGACAAGCGGTATTGCATCAACAGCATCTCGCTCACGCTGCGGCCGACCGACGGGAACGCATAG
- a CDS encoding GNAT family N-acetyltransferase translates to MTITVDRAGLWDAEALADVAAVTFPLACPPHASKEDIEAFIDDVLSAERFSEYLTDPARTVLKATSNGEIVGYVMLVDGAPEDDAVQSAVSLHPATEISKLYVLPGSHGTGVSAALMDAAVEHARSSNCAGVWLGVNQENERAQRFYIKNGFERVGTKTFKVGAQTHRDFVMQRSL, encoded by the coding sequence GTGACGATTACCGTGGACAGGGCCGGACTCTGGGATGCCGAGGCGCTCGCCGATGTCGCAGCGGTGACATTTCCGCTTGCATGCCCGCCGCACGCATCCAAAGAGGACATTGAGGCCTTCATCGACGACGTACTCTCCGCCGAGCGGTTCAGCGAATACCTCACCGATCCCGCGCGGACGGTACTCAAAGCCACCAGCAACGGAGAAATCGTCGGCTATGTGATGCTCGTCGACGGCGCGCCGGAGGACGATGCAGTTCAGTCCGCCGTGTCGCTGCACCCGGCGACGGAGATCAGCAAGCTGTACGTCCTGCCGGGCAGCCACGGGACCGGCGTGTCGGCGGCGCTGATGGATGCCGCGGTGGAACACGCCCGGTCTTCGAATTGCGCTGGTGTGTGGCTCGGGGTCAATCAGGAGAACGAGCGGGCACAGCGCTTCTACATCAAGAACGGATTCGAACGTGTCGGCACGAAGACATTCAAGGTCGGCGCGCAGACGCACCGCGACTTCGTGATGCAGCGCAGCCTCTGA
- a CDS encoding glycosyltransferase family 87 protein, whose product MTRGEEKAPAAFAVYRAVVFLRRFEPRTGRTAAEVIKFALWPIAIMTVLQRVLVKAVNGFRTDDFAPVYQAALAFLNRREVYTANFNSVDPHYLYPPSGTLLISPIAIIDPERSRWLFILINAIAVIVALYLLLRMFNLALDSIAAPILLLAAFSTETVVNTLVFTNINGLVLLGEVAFLLLLLRRRDYWSGAAIGLTLAVKPILAPLLLLPLVRGQWKVFVTAVGIPVVLMAVAWPLSADPMEFVHHTLPYLLDSRDYFNSSILGNGTYYGLPVALIWALRIAFAGMVAVSLWLLYRYYRNDELFFVCTATGVLLTASFLIGSLGQMYYSMMLFPLLMTVVLKNSVMRNWPAWLAAYGFLTLDNWESLRFVEAGRTAEYLKTTLGWSLLLIVIFAVLTNRYLTAKREGRLESGIDPAFLAASCSAPEPAPAKV is encoded by the coding sequence ATGACTCGCGGAGAGGAGAAAGCACCCGCCGCGTTTGCGGTGTACCGTGCCGTGGTGTTCCTTCGACGATTCGAGCCGCGTACCGGCCGCACCGCCGCCGAGGTCATCAAGTTCGCCCTGTGGCCCATTGCGATCATGACCGTGCTCCAGCGAGTGCTGGTCAAGGCCGTCAACGGGTTCCGGACGGACGACTTCGCCCCGGTCTACCAGGCTGCCCTGGCGTTCCTCAATCGCCGTGAGGTCTACACGGCCAACTTCAACTCGGTGGACCCGCACTACCTGTACCCGCCAAGCGGCACCCTGTTGATCTCGCCGATCGCAATAATCGACCCCGAACGCTCCCGCTGGCTGTTCATCCTCATCAACGCGATCGCCGTGATCGTCGCGCTGTATCTGTTGTTGCGGATGTTCAATCTGGCGCTCGATTCGATCGCCGCCCCGATCCTGCTGCTTGCGGCGTTCTCGACGGAAACCGTCGTGAACACACTCGTATTCACCAACATCAACGGGCTGGTGCTGCTCGGCGAGGTCGCCTTCCTGCTTCTGCTATTGAGGCGGCGAGACTACTGGTCCGGGGCCGCGATCGGCCTCACCCTTGCCGTGAAGCCGATCCTCGCACCACTATTGCTGCTGCCGCTGGTACGCGGGCAGTGGAAGGTGTTCGTCACCGCTGTCGGTATCCCGGTGGTGCTGATGGCCGTGGCCTGGCCGTTGTCCGCAGATCCGATGGAGTTCGTGCACCACACTCTGCCGTACCTGCTGGACTCGCGGGACTACTTCAACAGCTCGATCCTCGGCAACGGCACGTACTACGGCCTACCGGTCGCGCTGATCTGGGCACTGCGGATCGCTTTCGCGGGCATGGTCGCGGTGTCGCTGTGGTTGCTGTACCGCTACTACCGCAACGACGAGCTGTTCTTCGTCTGCACCGCCACCGGCGTGCTGCTCACGGCGTCGTTCCTGATCGGCTCGCTCGGCCAGATGTACTACTCGATGATGCTGTTCCCACTGCTGATGACGGTGGTGCTGAAGAACTCCGTGATGCGGAACTGGCCGGCGTGGCTGGCCGCGTACGGGTTCCTGACCCTCGACAACTGGGAATCGTTGCGGTTCGTCGAGGCGGGGCGCACGGCCGAGTACCTCAAGACCACGCTCGGCTGGAGTCTGCTGCTGATCGTCATTTTCGCTGTGCTGACGAACCGCTACTTGACCGCCAAGCGCGAGGGCCGTCTTGAGTCCGGGATCGACCCGGCGTTCCTCGCGGCGTCCTGCTCGGCACCGGAGCCGGCACCGGCGAAGGTCTGA
- a CDS encoding alpha/beta fold hydrolase, producing the protein MRRIGVLAIVLAVCTACGAGPSERPDVAVVEQGGDPAPTSDGPPAIASLQAPVRDLVWKDCKAATLDRLELGPGPGGLSLECSSFVAPVDATSTAAGSLEVGVLRARLPQTPTDAAPLVLTSGSDLASSSTLAALATGPISALLATRPIVAVDRRGIGTSTAIDCVPTPDRRVLADLGEFGPADIPDASKVAAASRAATIACTDDLAPDALAFDTAHAADDLEQLRRIWQVDSLGLLGSGNGAAVALAYAARHPAQVGRLVLDSPAATTADASTAAEYRVQGAQAAVAAFSRRCAALSCSLGPDPAAAITDLHGRAAAGELAPVSSNALLTAVSAFLGSPRGDQSSRVRELSDILAAAGRGDKAPLLDLIGATEAAVGSDGQFVARCSDGQQWPGPGQAGELAQAWSQRYPLFGSDAAIALMSCSAWPTMAPPPLPSKIPAPTLVLSGVADPIVGDGGLSTVTGTLAAAGTVWSSVSWEGSGHPVTTHSDCAQQALIRYIDAGTLPPNGGACPA; encoded by the coding sequence ATGCGCAGAATCGGGGTCCTCGCAATCGTTCTCGCCGTCTGCACAGCCTGCGGCGCGGGCCCGTCCGAACGTCCGGATGTCGCCGTTGTCGAACAGGGTGGCGATCCCGCCCCGACGAGTGATGGGCCACCGGCGATCGCGAGCCTGCAGGCCCCGGTGCGGGATCTGGTGTGGAAGGACTGCAAGGCCGCCACCCTCGACCGCCTCGAACTCGGACCGGGGCCCGGCGGGCTGTCGCTCGAATGCTCGAGTTTCGTCGCCCCGGTCGACGCCACCAGCACGGCCGCCGGCTCGCTCGAGGTGGGAGTGCTGCGGGCCCGGTTACCGCAGACACCGACCGACGCTGCCCCGCTCGTCCTGACCTCGGGATCGGATCTGGCGTCGTCGAGCACACTCGCAGCCCTCGCCACCGGACCGATCTCGGCGCTGCTCGCTACCCGGCCGATCGTGGCGGTCGATCGTCGCGGGATCGGCACATCGACGGCGATCGACTGTGTCCCGACCCCGGACCGCCGCGTGCTGGCCGATCTGGGGGAGTTCGGCCCAGCGGACATACCGGATGCCAGCAAGGTCGCCGCGGCGAGCCGGGCAGCGACGATCGCATGCACGGACGATCTCGCCCCCGACGCGCTCGCGTTCGACACCGCCCACGCGGCGGACGATCTCGAACAGCTTCGCCGCATCTGGCAGGTGGATTCGCTCGGGTTGCTCGGCTCCGGTAACGGGGCGGCCGTTGCACTCGCCTATGCCGCGCGGCACCCCGCGCAGGTCGGCCGCCTGGTCCTCGATTCCCCCGCCGCGACTACCGCAGACGCATCGACCGCCGCGGAGTACCGGGTGCAGGGTGCGCAGGCGGCCGTCGCCGCGTTCAGCCGCCGATGCGCGGCACTGAGCTGCTCACTCGGCCCTGATCCCGCGGCCGCGATCACCGACCTGCACGGCCGCGCCGCCGCGGGCGAACTTGCACCGGTCTCATCGAACGCGTTGCTGACCGCCGTGTCAGCATTCCTCGGTTCCCCACGAGGAGATCAGTCGAGCCGTGTGCGGGAACTGTCGGACATCCTCGCGGCCGCCGGACGCGGCGACAAGGCGCCGCTTCTGGATCTGATCGGCGCGACCGAGGCCGCGGTCGGCAGCGACGGCCAGTTCGTCGCCCGCTGCAGCGACGGACAGCAGTGGCCGGGGCCGGGCCAGGCCGGCGAACTCGCCCAGGCGTGGTCGCAGCGGTATCCACTTTTCGGCTCCGACGCGGCAATTGCGCTGATGAGCTGCTCGGCGTGGCCGACCATGGCGCCGCCACCGCTGCCCAGCAAGATCCCCGCCCCGACTCTGGTGCTCAGTGGCGTCGCCGACCCGATCGTCGGCGACGGCGGACTCTCCACCGTGACCGGCACGCTCGCAGCTGCGGGGACCGTATGGTCGAGCGTGTCGTGGGAGGGCTCGGGACACCCCGTCACGACGCATTCCGACTGCGCTCAGCAGGCCCTGATCCGCTACATCGATGCAGGCACGCTGCCGCCGAACGGAGGTGCCTGCCCCGCATGA